From Leucoraja erinacea ecotype New England chromosome 29, Leri_hhj_1, whole genome shotgun sequence:
ggagcttttcggtttccggaactccggataaaaggttgtgcacctgtactaatttGGTTTAAGTGACTCTTAATCAAATTGATCATTGCAAGTCTATCTTAAAGGGCAAGTAGTCCCACTGCACAAAATTGGCATAATTTGATATTGTTAACACTGGGTGGGTGGCTTGTGTTGCAACTTTATTTAACGCACTTGTTGAATGGTGCAATTAAACGTATATTAGAAGATGCATATTTGATTTGCCAATTTAAAGAAGTGCTCCAACTTGATCGTCATAAATTCCTAAAGTATGATGGGTGAAGAATCTGTAAGAACCATATTCCTTATTATACAATTTTGCCTGTTGCTTTCCAATTAAAAGTCTGTGAAATGGTGACGATTATATACCTAGttaattttagactttagagaaacagcatggagaaTGGatcttcggcacaccaagtccatgcagaccagcaatcaccccgtacactagcactatcctacacactaggggtaatttacactttacagaagccaattaacattaaaacatccgcgtctttggagtgtgggaggaaaccggagcacccggagaaaagccaagtggtcacagggaggcagcaaacagcatctgtaatcaggattgaatttgggtctctggtactgtaaggcatgaACTCCGCCACTGTGACTCCCCTGGATTTTATCCATATGCAGGTGGTTATAGTTATTCATTGCTTTCATTATTAGAAAATAATATGCAATATGTTGTAAGCAGCTTAGATCCTATAATCAGTTATACTTTGGAATTTCtaatagttagaaacatagaaaaacatgtgcaggagtaggccatttggcccttcgagccagcaccgccattcaatatgatcatggctgatcgtctaaaatcagtacccccgttcctgctattttcccatattctttgattcctttagccctaagagctaaatctaagttGCTATTATTGTGAGTCTGCACCTGTTATACAACTGAGTGAGAGAATGCATCACTGAAACAAGACATATCCCTGTCTCGAAGTAACAAAACAGTTTTAATGAAGGGCTTTCAACCCAATGTTATCTTATTTTCTGTCATTGGTTCTGCCTGATCTGATAACTTAAAGCATTTTGATTTTGTTTGATATTTCCCGTATCTggagtttttttctttttcacagACACTTGtaatataaattaaaattaagaatAAGAGTAGTCTCTCTTTCCTACTCCAAAATTTGGGAAGCAGAGAAAGAGCAGCGATATTTGATTATAACACCCCTGGTTTGATTAATTTTAATGCTGTTTTTAAATGAATGTATGAGGTTTGTGGAATCTTTTTATAATAAGTACTTACATGCCTGAGGGATAACTTCACACATAGAGGTGtacgaacgagctgccggagaagacGTTTGAGGCGAGTAGTATCGCAACGCTTAAAGAAACATCTGGACAGTTAcgtggatagtacaggtttagagggatgtgggccaaaccatgtaggtgggacatgttggtcaatgtgggcaggttgggccgacttgcctgtttccacactgtagataATAGTCTGATACCGTGGCCTGTATTGGCTCGGAGCCTAGGAGACAGTAAACCAATAgtacagctgagtttctccagcgtttttgtctaccttggatttgtctaccttggattgaGCCAGGCAACTTTCAAATTTGTTTCAGTAACCCCATATCAAATGTGTGTTATTGTCCTATGTCGAAGATACAACACTGAAATTCATTCTTGTTATCACTATCATTTTATTAATATTACTATCAGTCATTTTTGTTTTTCAATGGATGGAGCATGGCCATGTCACGAGCCTGGTCGAACTGCAACAAGGATCTGGATTAAAGGAATTGGGATCTCAGCAAAATTACAGATTAAATATTTATTGAATTAAACATATTAATATTGGTGACAAAATTACCAATGTTTGTAAAAAGTTACAAATCATCAATTCCATAAATGTCTATAGGTGAAGGAAGTGTATGCTGTCTTTACCTGGTTTGGCATATGTCCCTTGACCTACAgtaatagacaatacgtgcaggagtaggccattcggcccttcgagccagcaccgccattcactgtgatcatggctgatcatccacaatcagtaccccgttcctgccttctccccatatcccttgactccccatatcccttgactaaaagctctatctaactctcccttgaaaccatccagagaatcggcctccactgcattctgaggcaaagaattccacagattcacaactatctggctcatctccgttctaaatggcctacccgttatcCTGAACTCCCCtgcttctgaactcccccaacatctatggaattctgaagaagggtctcgacccgaaacatcacccattccttctctcctgagatgctgcctgtcctgctcagttattccaactttttgtgtctatggaattcTTTAGACCAGGATCCTGGTCAGAAACCAATTTCAGCTGTTGCCCGGTGACCTTTATCCTCTTCTCTAAGATGATCGTTGCCAAAAAACCCCATCTAAATACATAATACTGGAGGATGTTTAACATTTCAGAAATATTCAACAATATACATACTCCTCGATTCATGAAACTGCAAGACATGGGCCGCATTCGGGTTCAGGCTGAGAAGTGTCAAGCGATATTCTTGCTGTGAAAGAGCCAAGCAGTAACTCAACAGAAAATCTTGACCTCATTCATTGACATCTTCGCTGAATTCTAGACATCACCATTGTCTAGCAACCCAGCAAGAATATCCATCAACAATACGGTGGCTAATGAGTAGATATTCTGCAGCAATCATACCAAGTGTACATGAATACTTCCCATTAGCCTGAATAAGGACATTGTAAAGTAACTTGGCGCCTTTTGTACAAAAAGACCAACGTGATCTGCATGTAGAGATAcaggagactacagatgctgtaatCTAGAGTATAAAACAAcgagtggagggaaatggatggacaaCATCTCCGGTCAGGAACATTTTAGAGACAGAAGGTCCTAACCTGGaaaatcgtctgtccatttccctccacagatgctgcttgacccactgagttcttccagcattttgtttttgatcTGCAACAAACCTACCATCTTGAATCCCCTCTGCCACTTGCAGACCATGGCAGTAATTGTGATTACTTATCAGACTTGCCTTTGCAGTACTGTCTAAAGAAATTACCTTGAACCCTTATGTACAAAAAGAAACAATGCCATAGGAATAGTGGGGCAAATCTTGCTGGAGTTGGTCCTTTCATCTGTTGGGATCTTTGTAAATTTCACCTGTACGTGTATTGCAAATGTCTGAATGTTAGTGTGACACACAGTGCCATAAATGTTAACTTCCACTGCTGGACTCCCCATCAGGTCTACGGGAGGGACCCAGTCTTGGTGGGATTTCCCAGCGTTCTTTCAGGGTACTAACACTTGAATCCTGTTCCTTGTCAGATTTAAAATCGCATTGCTTAATCGGATTCTAGGCCTGTGGATTATGAGGCAAAGAGatgctgatttttcttttttttttcttcttctttttatttatataatcgtttattttttattttattttatttatataatcGTTTCAAATATTTGGTATAACTTTTAAGTGTTCAaatgttttaatttcaaaaacTTGTAATTAATCATTTGCCTCCATTTGAATGGTATTTAGAGATTGCGTAATGTTAGGCATTCGATGAAAATGTATCGCTCGTTTAACAAGGGTCCCCCACATCAAATGTTGCTGGGCCTGCAGCGATGGTCCCATCCAGCGTATGAATAACAAAAGATGCATTGATCACCTTTTAGGTTTCTTGAAGTATTCATCCATGTCTTTGTTACCTCCAAATTCAATTCCTTTTTTTCTGTTATGCAACCATGTTAGATATGGTTTTAATTCCTCACTGAAGCCACCATCCCACTTCTCTTTTTTCCCTTCAAGGCACTGCCTAAAACTGATAGAACCTTTGATCTGAAAAGTTAATGCCATTTCTCTCTCAACagatgctgagtatttccaacatttttatttttcccaaAACCACCAAATTCAGCCAGACTTTTTCACTTTGCTCCCATGGGAGGATAATAACGAAAGTGTCACCAGGCAGTAAAATTACAAGTGATGATGTTTGCACAcaagcaatttttttttctcaccataTGTATTTGAATCATTACAAAAATTATAGCTATTTAGTATAAAGAATGAGGTTTTGCGACATTGAGCGGTAGGGTGTAGCTGAATCTTCTAGGCGAGGGCGCCCAGCCACTCTGACCTTGCATGGTGTAATACATTTCTCAAGTAAATGTAGAAAAACCCATGTTTGAAGTGTGTGAAAACTTAATTCAATGTTAATCGCAGTATTTGTAAACTTGTCTCTTTTTCATCTCTGTATATGGTTTCAAGCAATTGTTTCTTCCACAATCTTTGGGCATTTTAATCCCAGGATAGTGTTCCCATTGGAAGTGTTCCATCTCTATGTTTAGTATCAAGAAGCAATTGGCAGACTGAAGTTTTGACCattcaattttttaattaaattaagtTTACAGGCCATTGGAAATACTGTAAACAATTTGTATAATTATACTTATTCAGTTTCTACATTATAGTTGAACAAATCCCTCGTCTTCTACCCTTGATGCCTCAGACCACCATTATGAGGCAATAATATGTTTGTCTCTACATCCATTATCATGGAAAGAGCAAATAGTTGAAATAATTGTTTTCCAAACCATGTATTGCACCAACATTGACTTATTTAATACATTTTGATAGAGAACTTTAAAATATATCTAATTGCAATTTTCTTTTCTTCATAGGTTGCAAAATTAAGGCTCTTCGCGCAAAGACAAACACCTACATAAAAACCCCTGTTCGAGGTGAAGAACCTGTATTTATTGTTTGAGGGAGATTAAGACGTCTTTCAAATCATATGGTCTCTACATCGAGCACGggaaggaagggaaaaggaaggCACCTCTTCGTAAAGCCATGGCCAAAAGGGATTTGTTTTCACTGGGAGAAAGGAAGACGTAGCCATGGCCAAAAGGGAGATTCTTTCAGCAGCAGAACACTTCTCAATGATCCGAGCATCTCGCAACAAAACTAATGGGTTGGCAGGAACTGTAGCAGGATCTCCTAACCTGCCAGGACAGACGACAATCCAGGTGCGTGTGCCTTATCGCGTGGTGGGGCTTGTGGTCGGACCGAAAGGAGCTACCATAAAACGAATCCAGCAAACAACTCATACATACATAGTCACCCCAAGCCGTGACAAAGAGCCAGTCTTTGAAGTTACGGGCATGCCAGAAAATGTGGATCGAGCCAGAGAGGAAATTGAGGCTCATATTTCAATGAGAACTGGAGTGCTTATCGACTTAACTGCAGATAATGACTTTCACTCTAATGGAACTGATGTGAGCTTAGATGGCATCAGCACTACCGGGAGCCTCTGGTCCAAGGCCCCCAACCCAGCCCGCAGACCTGCTGCTAGCTTTCGAAATGACAGCCTAAGTTCTTTGGGAAGTACTTCCACCGACTCTTAttacagcaacagattagcaGATACCAGTCCAACAAGTCCATTCAGTACAGGCAGTGGTGGCTTTACGTTTGGGGAATCACTTACCTCTGTCAATGCAGATGAGCGCGATGTGGGCTTGGAGTACCCAGCCATTGATTGTCTTAGTGGTCCTCACAGCATGATATGGTCTCCATTCGAGCACGGCAATCCTATTCAAGTCTTCAATGGTGGTGCAACTATCCAGAGGCGCACCAACAGCATTGGTGGTTCCTCCACTCTTCGTGTGTCTCCCACCATTTCTGACGGTAGTGCCCTCGACCATCCACTGGCTAGGCGTGTGCAGAGTGACCCTTTGGCTAATTTAGCATGGCTACCTAACCAGACATCCCTGTCTGCCTTTTCTAACAGCCCAGGCTATTCATCATCTTCACTTCCTGGGAGTACCTCAGCAACATCTGGCTCTCCCACAGACTCGAGTGGTTCCGAAAGCAGGCAGAAAAACAACCGTGACTGTGTAGTTTGCCGTGAGAGCGAAGTGATTGCAGCACTTGTTCCTTGTGGTCACAATTACTTTTGCATGGAGTGTGCCAACCGCATCTGTGAGAAAACCGAGCCCAAGTGCCCTGTCTGCCAAAAACCAGCATCACAGGCCATCCGTATATTTTCTTAGCGGCTTCGTGTCGTAGCAAGTACTGCAGGCAACACCAGGAACCGAATAACCGCTGTACAATATACCCCAGACAACCCTTATTTTATTTCGACTGGAAGACTATATTTCCTAGAGGAGATGTTTACAAATTAGCTTTAATTTTAACCCAGTCATCATTGGCAATTTTGGAATAAGTTAGATATTGTTGAGCAGTTGTAACCACGTGCTGAGAGTGTGTACTGCTTGTCAAAGTTACTATGACAGTATTCAGTTAGATTTAAATAAAGGAAAGGTCCGCCGCACTTTGCAGATATGAGTTTTTAAAATTTCTACctagcattttattttttaatgcatagATTATATCTTGTACACATAGCTGAGAAAAGCCAAGTGGTTGTATGTTTTATAACACCAGAGTTTAATTGTGACAGCACCAGTACAGATTACTAAATATCCAAGTTTTATCATTTGTTTACCTCTTACTATGTATATGTAGGGAATTTATAGGACTGAAAATGTACTTTATTTGAATAAATTTTAAAaactaaatatattttattttaagatAATGGACCTTTAACCTTACATGGCTAAAGTACTGATATATATTTGCTGAACTGACTTGACGGTATGAAATTGTATTAAGAGTTTTATTTTTTGACTTAAAATACCTTCTTAATAAAAACATTTTACAGTATgtggtgtggaagaaaataaattttattgtgtGAGAAATGTTGCTGAAAATTGCTGAAACTCCAAGGTGTGTTAGCACACTCAGTAAGTGTTTGTCACTAAATGTTAGAAATGTATATGGGGATGTGAAAAAGTTGAGGTGTTTCAAACTGCGATGGGTTTAGGCAAGATGAATGCCAAACGTTTTAATCAGTGAGACCATATAAAAATATTGCTCACATTTTTTGGAAACGAGGTACTACCTTTAACTAGTAGGAATAAATTGAGGAGGCTGCCCCTCAGATTGATGCTATTGTTCATTAGGTACATTGATATGAATGGGATATTAAACACCAGATTAAAAGGTACAATTGACGTGAAGGGGTTTCTCAATATTACCCGCACTCATGATTGTTTTCTGTGCATTGGGGAGAAACATAGTTGTAATcgattgaaaaaatatttttttaaaaacaactttTTACTGAAGAGTTCACTAGTATAAGGTTTATGTTTTGGTTTCCTGAATATACATGAGACGCCACATTTGGCCCAGGCAGCTCTTCTTGGTATTATATGATGTTAATCCATCTTCCCATGCTGTCTTCTACCTCATTATATCCCAGTGATTAAATAATCACTGTCATTTGCAGGAACCACTCTCATAATGGTGAATTTAATATTCAATATTCTTGCTACTTCGTGGGAAATAATTTATTCTTTGGAATCTATTTAATTTGTTGACTGTCTTATCTACATGACTTCTCATTTTGTTCTTCCCTACAAGTTGAACCAGTCTTGATTATCAAAAGCTTTCCTAATTGAAAATAATAGCTTGCACCTTTAATTTTAAAGTTCCAGTATCAAATTTCCATTAAAGAGCCTCTTTGAAAGGAGCTCGTGATTTGTGatgataagtgtttttttgttagATGTTAAGTGCTTAAAAAAAAATGGTGATATTGTGAATGGTAATATTTTTGCTTTGATCCCATGTGCTTGTTTGGGAATGTAGCACAATTTATAACATATGTAAATTGCTGAATTAACCAATGATGCAACTGTTTTGAGCCAGGCGTAAATTGAAAATACATCAAATCTTTCCGGCAAAATGTTCACATTTTACAATGTCTGTTATTTTCCACTGTTATATGGTATTTTGTCCTGCCACAGTGTTCCCTTGGTTACAAATTTGCTGTTCTCTGCATATCTGGTTGTTATCTTGTTTCCTAATTGCAATCAATTTCTTGTTGCTTCGCACAGCAGTACCAAGGTGGATGCATAGCAGTTGGCAGTTAACTGTGATTGTAGAAGATTAATGTTAAATGAATGAGTGCAGGTGTCCTTTTGGCTGTAGCACATCCCTGTTTTCTGATGACCCAATTTGTTTTCACTCAGCAGCAATTAGAGtcatggtcatacagcatggaataacctttggcccaattcacccatgccaaccaagatacccgatataagatagtcccatttccatgaatttggcccatattcctctccatgcacctgtccaaattacCAGTCAAAAAGTCACAACATAGGATGTATTTCCAGcaacagctgaggaagcacaatctgccgcaggcaatgatggtccaattctatacagccatcgtagagtctgtcctcaccttctccatcatggtctggtttagcaCGAACTGTACAcggaagggccaggaagcgagcgggtaagatcatctctgacccctctcaccctggccatgaactctttgaatcacttccctctggaagtgactcaaagctgccacagccagacagaataaaacagcttttttttccacgagtagtagctctactcagtaACCAAAAATATGTAACTTTCATttgtctggtattttatttaattcacatgtttaatcgataatgttttatgtgtcattcctaaccgtcactatatgtcatgttgtcacttgtgggcggagcaccaaggcaaattccttgtatgtgaatacttggccaataaacttattcattcaaatgtattaaaaatgcacctgcctcaactacagtgccctccataatgtttgggccaaagacccatcatttatttatttgcctctgtacacaatttaagatttgtaatagaaaaaaatcacatgtggttaaagtgcacactgtcagattttaataaaggccatgtttatgcattttggtgtcaccatgtagaaattacagcagtgtttatacctggtcccccaatttcagggcaccataatgtttgggacacagcaatgtcatgtaaatcaaagtagtcatgtttagtgttttgttgcatatcctttgcacgcaatgactgcttgaagtctgtgattcatggacaccagttgctgggtatcttctctggtgatgctctgccaggcctgtattgcagccatctttagcttatgcttgttttggggactagtccccttcagttttctcttcagcatataaaaggtatgcaaaaattggattcaaatcgggtgattgacttggccactcaaggaattgaccattttttagctttgtaaaACTAATTTttggctttagcagtatgtttcggatcattgtcttgctgtagaatgaactgccgaccaatgagttttgaggcatttgttcgaacttgagcagataggatgtatctatacaa
This genomic window contains:
- the LOC129711153 gene encoding RNA-binding E3 ubiquitin-protein ligase MEX3C-like — encoded protein: MNGLPHSAASLFQPPPLFAVPGDPGRRKSVNMTECVPVPSSEHVAEIVGRQGCKIKALRAKTNTYIKTPVRGEEPVFIVTGRKEDVAMAKREILSAAEHFSMIRASRNKTNGLAGTVAGSPNLPGQTTIQVRVPYRVVGLVVGPKGATIKRIQQTTHTYIVTPSRDKEPVFEVTGMPENVDRAREEIEAHISMRTGVLIDLTADNDFHSNGTDVSLDGISTTGSLWSKAPNPARRPAASFRNDSLSSLGSTSTDSYYSNRLADTSPTSPFSTGSGGFTFGESLTSVNADERDVGLEYPAIDCLSGPHSMIWSPFEHGNPIQVFNGGATIQRRTNSIGGSSTLRVSPTISDGSALDHPLARRVQSDPLANLAWLPNQTSLSAFSNSPGYSSSSLPGSTSATSGSPTDSSGSESRQKNNRDCVVCRESEVIAALVPCGHNYFCMECANRICEKTEPKCPVCQKPASQAIRIFS